A portion of the Bacteroidales bacterium genome contains these proteins:
- a CDS encoding nitronate monooxygenase, with translation MKALKIGELEIKVPIIQGGMGIGISLSKLASAVANMGGIGIISTVGIGQTGLPSKLGWKKGNIEGVRREIRKARTLTSGVLGVNIMSVLTDFSDMVKTSIEEGIDIIFSGAGLPLDLPSYLTKGSKTKLVPIVSSGRAANIIAQKWQQNYNYLPDAFVVEGPKAGGHLGFKANALEEVGNTLENLVAEVVKVAGEIKEKFNKEIPVIAAGGIFNGKDILEIMKKGASAVQLGTRFVATEECDASEEFKQAVVEAKEEDIQIIKSPVGMPGRSIFNRFLQEAGDGQRRPAVCQHNCIRSCNPKTTLYCISDALVNAFRGNLKDGFAFVGANAGRIHRISTVKEVFDELQQEYNEAAKS, from the coding sequence ATGAAAGCGCTGAAAATTGGAGAGTTGGAAATTAAGGTCCCCATCATACAAGGGGGGATGGGTATTGGCATATCCCTGTCGAAGCTTGCCTCGGCCGTCGCCAATATGGGTGGCATCGGGATTATTTCCACCGTGGGAATTGGTCAGACCGGATTACCGAGCAAGCTGGGCTGGAAGAAGGGGAACATCGAAGGGGTCCGGAGGGAAATCCGGAAAGCACGTACCCTGACCTCCGGGGTACTGGGAGTAAATATCATGTCGGTACTGACCGATTTTTCAGACATGGTGAAAACCTCCATCGAAGAAGGAATCGATATCATCTTTTCCGGAGCGGGACTTCCGCTGGATCTCCCCTCCTACCTGACCAAGGGAAGCAAAACAAAGCTGGTTCCCATTGTCTCCTCGGGAAGGGCGGCCAATATCATTGCACAAAAATGGCAACAGAATTACAATTACCTGCCGGATGCATTCGTGGTTGAGGGTCCGAAGGCGGGAGGACACCTGGGCTTTAAGGCCAATGCCCTGGAAGAAGTTGGGAATACCCTGGAAAACCTGGTGGCAGAAGTGGTCAAGGTAGCCGGGGAGATCAAGGAAAAATTCAACAAAGAGATCCCGGTGATCGCCGCAGGAGGCATCTTCAACGGGAAAGATATCCTGGAAATCATGAAAAAGGGGGCCAGCGCCGTTCAGCTGGGCACCCGTTTTGTGGCCACGGAAGAGTGTGACGCCTCAGAAGAATTCAAGCAGGCTGTTGTAGAAGCAAAAGAAGAGGATATTCAGATCATCAAAAGCCCGGTGGGCATGCCCGGCCGGTCGATTTTCAACCGCTTTTTGCAGGAAGCCGGCGATGGACAAAGAAGGCCCGCGGTCTGCCAGCACAACTGCATCCGCTCCTGCAATCCCAAAACGACCCTCTACTGCATTTCAGACGCTCTTGTGAATGCATTCAGGGGAAATCTGAAAGATGGCTTTGCTTTTGTCGGAGCCAATGCCGGAAGAATT
- a CDS encoding MFS transporter, whose amino-acid sequence MSILRDGFAKGSYLCGMKPNCNKPFPVSKFPFFYGWVILAAGTFGILMSIPGQTMGVSVFTESLLSDLQINRNHLSLAYLVGTLGSGLMITRAGKLYDRYGARVMAFVAGVMLGVMLIYLTRVDRLAASMAEAGWLSPALITFILLAFGFWGIRFFGQGLLTMVSRNMVMKWFNRRRGLANAVLGIFSALGFSVAPKILDQVILRLEWRGAWIFLALLVGIAFALFVLLIFRDNPKDCGCEADGRLKPDKGRRMPPSLPDHDFTLKEARKTLAFWVFTLGLSLSALYISGLTFHVVSVFEASGLTREMGLGIFIPTSLIAVGVQFLGSYASDYIRLKFILILFGLGMTLSMVGLTLLGGTPLAYWMIIAGNGVVWGLYTVLIGVTWPRFYGLKHLGAISGFSLSWTVIGSALGPYMFSVSMDISGSYDLVAWICFGISILVVALAFKADNPGVPG is encoded by the coding sequence ATGAGCATACTTAGGGATGGTTTCGCAAAAGGCTCCTATCTTTGTGGGATGAAGCCTAACTGCAACAAACCCTTCCCCGTTTCAAAGTTTCCTTTCTTTTATGGCTGGGTCATCCTGGCTGCCGGGACCTTCGGGATCCTCATGAGCATTCCCGGTCAGACCATGGGAGTATCGGTATTCACCGAAAGCCTGCTTTCTGACCTGCAGATTAACCGTAATCATTTGAGTCTGGCCTATCTGGTGGGGACTTTGGGTTCGGGACTGATGATTACCCGGGCCGGCAAGCTGTATGACCGGTACGGGGCGAGGGTGATGGCATTTGTAGCCGGAGTGATGCTGGGAGTGATGTTGATCTACCTGACCCGCGTCGACCGGCTGGCAGCATCCATGGCGGAAGCCGGCTGGCTTTCTCCCGCATTGATCACTTTTATTCTGCTGGCCTTTGGATTCTGGGGCATCCGTTTTTTCGGGCAGGGACTGCTCACCATGGTTTCCCGGAACATGGTGATGAAATGGTTCAACCGGAGGCGGGGACTGGCCAACGCGGTGCTGGGGATCTTCTCGGCGCTGGGGTTCTCCGTGGCTCCAAAGATCCTAGACCAGGTGATCCTCCGGCTGGAATGGCGGGGGGCCTGGATCTTCCTGGCTCTGCTGGTAGGAATTGCCTTTGCCCTGTTCGTTCTTCTAATCTTCCGGGATAATCCAAAAGACTGCGGATGTGAAGCTGACGGGAGGCTGAAACCGGACAAAGGAAGGCGAATGCCTCCCAGTTTGCCGGATCATGATTTTACCCTTAAAGAAGCCAGGAAGACCCTGGCATTCTGGGTCTTTACCCTGGGTCTTTCTCTTTCTGCACTCTATATCAGCGGGCTCACCTTCCACGTGGTTTCCGTCTTCGAAGCCTCCGGCCTTACCCGGGAGATGGGGCTGGGCATCTTTATCCCAACCTCGCTGATTGCCGTAGGGGTCCAATTCCTGGGGAGCTACGCCAGTGACTATATACGCCTGAAGTTTATCCTGATACTTTTTGGTCTGGGTATGACCCTCTCCATGGTGGGCCTGACCTTGCTGGGAGGCACTCCTCTGGCTTACTGGATGATCATCGCCGGGAATGGAGTGGTCTGGGGCCTCTATACGGTCCTGATCGGGGTTACCTGGCCCCGCTTCTATGGCCTGAAACATCTGGGGGCAATTTCTGGATTTTCCCTGAGCTGGACCGTCATCGGCTCCGCCCTGGGCCCCTACATGTTCAGCGTATCCATGGATATTAGCGGCAGCTATGACCTGGTGGCCTGGATCTGTTTCGGGATCTCCATCCTGGTGGTAGCCCTGGCCTTTAAAGCTGATAATCCTGGCGTGCCGGGATAA